A region of Hydrogenimonas cancrithermarum DNA encodes the following proteins:
- a CDS encoding NAD(P)/FAD-dependent oxidoreductase, which yields MRSEKRYDAIVVGAGIAGISTAYWLKEAGQKVLLVDKKGLLAGASGAAGAFLSPRLGKGGDLQKITNEAYLFALGFYAKAVPEGFFQKGLVRIPKDEGDAEKFATYKKHLDLPYRWCEAEDLPFIAPDFMRYGAFCFDHSAFVDPMTVAKKLISGIDTVWGVDAKPERRGGHWYIGNCSAKNIVLATGADKLPVEIPYITIGGLWGERVDVESSAEIPVTLHQKLSVSANIDGIVRIGATHVRNDPRSEIERVNRLIVDAIALVPDLRDQRIVRIYAGHRSSVSDHFPIVGAVADTEAAKVQLKTPPKSLKPESDAIPYLPGCYIVGGFGGRGFVFGPLMGRMAAEKIVNGADVDIRLSSDRYLLRYLRNRR from the coding sequence TATTGTCGTTGGTGCCGGGATTGCGGGTATCAGTACCGCTTACTGGTTGAAGGAGGCTGGGCAGAAGGTTCTGCTCGTGGACAAAAAGGGATTGCTCGCCGGTGCCAGCGGTGCAGCGGGGGCTTTTCTTTCGCCGCGCCTGGGCAAAGGCGGCGACTTACAGAAAATCACCAACGAAGCCTACCTTTTCGCACTCGGCTTTTACGCCAAAGCCGTACCCGAAGGCTTCTTTCAAAAAGGGCTCGTACGAATCCCAAAAGACGAAGGGGATGCCGAAAAGTTCGCAACCTACAAAAAGCATCTCGATCTTCCCTACAGATGGTGCGAAGCCGAAGATCTACCTTTCATCGCTCCCGATTTTATGCGGTACGGGGCTTTCTGTTTCGATCACAGCGCCTTCGTCGATCCGATGACGGTGGCGAAAAAGCTGATATCGGGAATCGATACGGTATGGGGCGTCGATGCGAAGCCTGAACGAAGGGGAGGGCACTGGTATATCGGAAACTGTTCGGCAAAAAATATCGTCCTCGCTACCGGAGCCGATAAACTTCCCGTCGAGATCCCCTACATCACGATTGGCGGTCTCTGGGGCGAGCGTGTCGACGTTGAAAGTTCGGCGGAGATTCCCGTCACACTCCATCAGAAACTCTCCGTCTCCGCGAATATCGACGGCATCGTCCGTATCGGCGCCACCCATGTCCGAAACGACCCGAGAAGCGAGATCGAACGTGTCAACCGGCTCATCGTCGATGCCATCGCCCTCGTCCCCGACCTCCGGGATCAGCGGATCGTACGCATCTACGCCGGCCACCGCTCCTCCGTCAGCGACCACTTCCCGATCGTCGGTGCCGTTGCGGATACAGAGGCGGCAAAAGTACAACTCAAAACTCCGCCCAAGAGCCTCAAACCCGAATCGGATGCCATTCCGTACCTACCGGGATGCTACATCGTTGGAGGGTTCGGGGGAAGGGGGTTCGTGTTCGGCCCGCTCATGGGGCGGATGGCTGCCGAAAAGATCGTGAATGGCGCGGATGTGGATATTCGTCTCTCCTCCGACCGGTATCTGTTGCGATATCTTAGAAATCGACGTTAA
- a CDS encoding translocation/assembly module TamB domain-containing protein produces MGRLYVHFALFLQATLIVSGLFLFITLHPKTTDYIAKKVLTSNGIGYRRIEGSLFNGFDLYDLSYKKAFSARQLGIHYTLFSLFSPRPAIESVTLADVKIHPLRFPEKTSKSGVNDSGIVLPPILFEQVDIEHCITFLPEDEAIEFDLKIKNLLLDKEAAEIERFNTKIESSYAFGEVSGSIHNGTVKAEGSVSPGKRYEELAETYLENFPKSFPVKLNATMQRLEAATRIDEKIALKDTNLSIQNFTLRFNYLFKGNYFTAKSNYRLEHSFVTADIDQSLLFTPSLAYAARMEGRISSSRYPLPADRFEADAAGDTDTLTSDFYIGPFSLNAYSTDYKKYALHLVAKPHSPSYIQHLPQILLRQSIGMEANATAVLEPEPTVEGVVALDGNYSTTKSFIEMKPDMMLVHSSVTPKKSGGGIWEELPPPLIGEIESFLFLSKEKKMFNISTTKSYLTLFEKRGKIEGWANIGSLTLDAKGEVEPDGTTNLDFITHIESLHELMEEFDLKSDVMIDAELTSHFSVSLAERLQLTYKTEIPWYLVEPDSQTLYYGLDSLLEGGIDGEEVRIDRYSVAIMDHRLEQNRSSYFHFDENLTLFIDKLAFLDKGMAKGYFDLRKGEGSIALEGRGVHYNGPEGNVTADLQITASLSPASLSAEGEIGILDALIVYKPPKEYTVNDEDIVIIQDIKEPSHTKKSLNIHIFSKKALHYRIPMVDVYFIPDVTIWKEAEKPAVLLGMVKVVEGSLNVAEKYFDIEPSEIYFSGAHPINPWLDLHILYEVDFNKFHIYVSHSLSNPVFLFSSEPPMSQNDIMSYILFGEPADESFKQNGSSESTIGTMLLGAGLKTAIGSATGIRFDTLNILNTPEGGFGIEVGKRLSRRIRIIYRNDSVSSFIIQYKASRSVRIDVDVKDTGQGINVLYVKDIRGFP; encoded by the coding sequence ATGGGTCGTTTGTATGTCCACTTCGCACTCTTTCTGCAAGCGACGCTCATCGTCTCGGGACTCTTTCTCTTCATTACGCTCCATCCAAAGACGACCGATTACATTGCAAAAAAAGTACTGACTTCCAACGGCATCGGATACCGGCGGATCGAAGGGTCGCTCTTTAATGGATTCGATCTTTACGATCTTTCCTACAAAAAAGCTTTTTCGGCCAGGCAGTTGGGTATCCATTACACCCTCTTCTCGCTCTTTTCACCGCGGCCGGCCATCGAAAGTGTCACGCTTGCCGATGTCAAGATCCACCCTCTCCGATTCCCCGAGAAAACGTCGAAAAGTGGAGTAAACGACAGCGGTATCGTTCTGCCTCCCATTCTTTTCGAGCAGGTCGACATCGAACACTGTATCACGTTTCTCCCCGAAGACGAGGCGATCGAATTCGATTTAAAGATCAAAAACCTCCTTCTTGACAAGGAAGCTGCAGAAATCGAACGATTCAACACAAAAATAGAGTCGTCCTACGCCTTCGGCGAAGTTTCCGGATCGATCCACAATGGAACCGTGAAGGCTGAAGGTTCGGTCTCACCCGGGAAAAGATATGAAGAACTTGCCGAAACATATCTGGAAAACTTTCCGAAAAGCTTTCCGGTGAAACTGAATGCAACCATGCAGCGGTTGGAAGCGGCAACCAGGATCGACGAAAAGATCGCACTCAAAGATACCAACCTGTCAATACAAAATTTCACGCTGCGTTTCAACTATCTGTTTAAAGGGAACTACTTTACCGCCAAATCGAACTATCGGCTCGAACACTCATTCGTGACGGCCGACATCGACCAGAGTCTTCTTTTTACGCCCTCGCTCGCCTATGCGGCGAGAATGGAGGGGAGAATATCTTCATCGCGATACCCATTGCCTGCCGACCGATTCGAAGCGGATGCAGCCGGAGACACCGACACTCTTACATCCGATTTTTACATCGGGCCCTTTTCGCTGAATGCCTACAGCACCGACTATAAAAAGTATGCACTGCATCTCGTCGCAAAACCGCATTCACCCTCCTACATCCAACATCTACCACAGATTCTGCTTCGTCAGAGCATCGGAATGGAGGCGAATGCAACCGCCGTGCTCGAACCGGAACCCACTGTCGAAGGTGTTGTCGCGCTCGATGGAAACTACTCTACGACAAAAAGTTTCATCGAGATGAAACCGGATATGATGCTCGTCCACTCGAGTGTCACTCCAAAAAAGAGCGGTGGCGGTATATGGGAGGAGCTGCCACCCCCACTGATTGGAGAGATCGAGAGTTTCCTTTTCCTCTCGAAAGAGAAGAAGATGTTCAACATCTCGACCACCAAAAGCTACCTGACCCTTTTCGAGAAGAGAGGGAAGATCGAAGGGTGGGCGAATATCGGTTCTTTGACACTGGATGCAAAGGGGGAGGTGGAGCCGGACGGAACGACGAATCTCGACTTCATCACCCATATCGAGTCGCTCCACGAACTGATGGAGGAGTTCGATCTGAAATCCGACGTCATGATCGATGCGGAATTGACCAGCCATTTCAGTGTCTCCCTTGCGGAGCGTCTACAGCTTACCTACAAAACCGAGATCCCATGGTATCTTGTCGAACCCGATTCCCAGACACTCTACTATGGACTCGACTCGCTCCTGGAAGGGGGAATCGACGGCGAAGAGGTGCGTATCGACCGCTATAGCGTAGCGATAATGGACCATCGTCTGGAACAGAACAGAAGCTCATATTTTCACTTCGATGAAAATCTGACGCTTTTCATCGACAAGCTCGCTTTTCTGGACAAAGGGATGGCGAAAGGGTACTTCGATCTCCGAAAGGGTGAAGGCTCGATCGCACTTGAAGGAAGAGGCGTCCATTATAACGGGCCGGAGGGAAATGTCACGGCGGATTTGCAGATAACCGCTTCCCTCTCTCCGGCATCGTTAAGTGCCGAAGGTGAAATCGGGATTCTCGATGCGCTCATCGTCTACAAGCCTCCCAAAGAGTACACCGTCAACGATGAAGATATCGTCATCATTCAGGATATCAAAGAGCCAAGCCACACCAAAAAGAGCCTGAATATTCATATCTTTTCGAAAAAGGCGCTCCACTACAGGATACCGATGGTCGACGTCTACTTCATCCCGGATGTCACGATATGGAAGGAAGCTGAAAAACCTGCGGTTCTGCTTGGCATGGTGAAGGTCGTGGAAGGTTCTCTCAACGTCGCAGAAAAATATTTCGACATCGAGCCGTCGGAGATCTACTTTTCTGGCGCACATCCTATCAATCCCTGGCTCGACCTTCACATTCTCTATGAAGTCGACTTCAACAAATTCCATATCTATGTGAGCCACTCTCTTTCAAATCCCGTATTTCTCTTTTCATCCGAGCCTCCGATGAGCCAGAACGATATCATGAGCTACATTCTTTTCGGGGAGCCGGCCGACGAATCTTTCAAACAGAACGGCTCGTCCGAAAGCACCATCGGTACCATGCTGCTGGGTGCCGGGCTCAAAACCGCCATCGGCTCCGCGACAGGCATACGCTTCGATACGCTCAACATCCTCAACACTCCCGAAGGAGGGTTCGGTATCGAAGTGGGCAAACGGCTCAGCCGCCGCATACGCATCATCTACCGGAACGACTCCGTTTCGAGTTTCATCATCCAGTACAAGGCTTCACGAAGTGTTCGTATCGATGTCGATGTCAAAGATACGGGACAGGGAATCAATGTACTCTACGTAAAAGATATCCGAGGATTTCCTTAA
- a CDS encoding BamA/TamA family outer membrane protein: MVRLSIVFLILSQFLIAAALPIKFSGNHTIDDRELYEVIGLKKPYFFEFWKSAPKLEPKKVNPLLTLIENYYKSHGFYHAKAKSSIRKNRIVIEVEENEPIRVENVSTISPLPIDTLIPFEKGDRFDPEKFIESKKRIQKFYANHQYCNVKLNTKAFVDIEKNRAYIVYDVTPNDPCVFGKISIHAPESVEPKIIASLLHFREGDPYSAEVIRRSYREIYANEGIERVVIDDGKHDGNKVPVNITVSVYPKPVHITTGAGFSSDEGINLQAGIKHRNFFGNLKTLGLEARYSQVKAFVRASADTPLPNHNRASADIGAKREIYDGYHERSLLARINLKQSRYPHFFQESLIYDDTTTSDSNDPENFPNGKLRILSPLGSWEIDKRDSVLEPTKGYKLQAEGMGSYKSEFSDATYYKVLLTGAYHRPFPWGVSSVRLKYGAIKVLQGKVPPSYRFYAGGMNSNRAYSYRQLGPKNGYGDPIGAYSITEGTVELRIPMGSSFKTVVFSDITYLGQTTLPDYGKPYIAVGPGIRYKTPIGPIALDAGFDIDDLSRFAIHFHIGELF; the protein is encoded by the coding sequence GTGGTCAGATTATCGATCGTTTTTTTGATTTTGTCTCAATTTCTGATAGCTGCGGCTCTTCCGATAAAATTTTCGGGCAACCATACCATCGACGACCGTGAACTTTATGAGGTCATCGGTCTGAAAAAGCCATATTTTTTCGAATTTTGGAAAAGTGCGCCGAAGCTCGAGCCGAAGAAGGTCAACCCGCTTTTGACACTGATCGAAAATTACTACAAATCCCATGGTTTCTATCATGCCAAAGCCAAAAGCAGTATTCGCAAAAACCGGATCGTCATTGAAGTCGAAGAGAACGAACCGATTCGTGTAGAGAATGTATCGACAATCTCGCCCCTACCCATCGATACACTCATCCCCTTCGAAAAAGGGGACCGTTTCGATCCCGAAAAATTTATCGAAAGCAAGAAAAGAATTCAGAAATTTTACGCCAATCACCAATATTGCAATGTAAAACTCAACACGAAAGCCTTTGTCGATATCGAAAAAAACAGGGCTTATATCGTCTACGACGTCACACCCAACGATCCATGCGTATTCGGGAAAATCTCCATACACGCCCCCGAAAGCGTCGAACCGAAAATCATCGCATCGCTTCTTCATTTCAGAGAGGGTGATCCTTATTCGGCAGAGGTTATCCGCCGCAGCTACAGAGAGATCTACGCCAACGAGGGAATCGAACGCGTCGTTATCGATGATGGAAAACACGATGGAAACAAGGTCCCTGTAAACATTACGGTATCGGTCTATCCCAAACCCGTACATATCACGACAGGTGCCGGCTTCAGCAGTGACGAAGGCATCAACCTCCAAGCCGGAATCAAACACCGAAACTTCTTCGGAAATCTCAAAACACTTGGCCTGGAAGCACGCTACTCCCAGGTGAAAGCCTTCGTTCGGGCAAGTGCCGATACGCCCTTGCCAAACCACAACAGAGCCAGTGCGGACATCGGAGCGAAGCGGGAGATCTATGACGGATACCATGAAAGATCGCTGCTCGCAAGAATCAACCTCAAACAGTCACGTTACCCCCATTTTTTCCAAGAGAGCCTCATCTATGACGATACGACCACATCCGACAGCAACGATCCGGAAAACTTTCCCAACGGCAAATTGAGAATCCTCTCTCCCCTCGGAAGTTGGGAGATCGACAAACGCGACTCGGTACTGGAGCCGACGAAAGGGTACAAACTCCAAGCCGAAGGGATGGGCTCGTACAAATCGGAATTTTCGGATGCCACCTATTACAAAGTTCTGCTCACAGGTGCCTACCACCGCCCTTTTCCATGGGGTGTATCCTCCGTCCGTCTCAAATACGGTGCCATCAAGGTGCTTCAGGGCAAAGTTCCACCATCCTACCGTTTCTACGCAGGCGGGATGAATTCCAACCGTGCCTACAGTTATCGTCAGTTGGGCCCGAAAAACGGCTATGGCGATCCGATCGGCGCCTACAGTATCACCGAAGGAACGGTCGAACTTCGTATCCCGATGGGCAGCAGTTTCAAAACGGTGGTTTTCAGTGACATCACCTATCTCGGACAGACGACCCTGCCCGATTATGGGAAGCCTTACATAGCGGTGGGCCCGGGAATACGTTACAAAACACCCATTGGCCCGATCGCGCTGGATGCCGGATTCGATATCGACGACCTCAGTCGATTCGCGATTCATTTTCATATCGGGGAACTTTTCTGA
- a CDS encoding HAD family hydrolase, translating into MKTVIFDLDGTLVDTHTNITASINHVRKTIYGLEPMDAAEVARLMNLPGLNLAYEFYGVKRYEEEAKELFESHYTIQCLQNAVTFEGIVEMLELLLSHECELFVATNAPSSTSRLILKKNGIDRCFRDIVGADRVKYPKPHPEMIRMISEISKFEEVWMVGDSPKDMVAAEQAEVTPLFVEWGYSKRLSEGLLHIRTVSEPSKIVDTLFAF; encoded by the coding sequence ATGAAAACCGTGATTTTCGATCTCGATGGCACACTTGTCGATACCCATACCAATATCACCGCTTCGATCAATCACGTACGTAAAACGATATATGGACTGGAGCCGATGGACGCTGCGGAAGTTGCTCGTCTCATGAATCTTCCCGGCCTCAACCTCGCTTATGAATTTTACGGCGTGAAGCGATACGAGGAAGAGGCGAAAGAGCTCTTCGAATCGCACTACACCATCCAGTGCCTTCAAAATGCCGTGACCTTTGAAGGCATCGTCGAGATGCTGGAACTGCTGCTTTCGCATGAATGTGAACTTTTCGTCGCCACGAACGCTCCGAGCAGTACGTCGCGCCTGATTTTGAAAAAGAATGGTATCGACAGATGTTTCAGAGATATCGTAGGCGCCGATCGTGTAAAATATCCGAAACCGCATCCCGAGATGATTCGGATGATAAGTGAAATTTCGAAATTCGAAGAGGTGTGGATGGTAGGTGACAGTCCGAAAGATATGGTTGCTGCGGAACAGGCGGAGGTCACACCTCTTTTTGTGGAATGGGGCTATTCCAAAAGACTCTCCGAAGGACTTTTGCATATACGCACGGTTTCCGAGCCTTCCAAAATAGTGGATACTCTCTTCGCTTTTTAA
- the ppk2 gene encoding polyphosphate kinase 2: MLYEDLEDLKKKTNSKKLKKKIDAIQEALNDLCSKSGLCLLAKGKNVEKALKTVRYEEDLVKLQVELIKLQNWVFENKKRVLVIFEGRDAAGKGGAIKRFTERLNPRRYRVVALPKPTEVEAGQFYFQRYFAHLPNPGEIVFFDRSWYNRAIVEPAFGFCTEEQYDKFMQEVPEIEHALIDDGIIMIKFWFSISKKEQQKRFKERQLNPLKQWKLSPVDMKAQKMWDKITFYKEEMFSRTHTTFSPWIIVKSNDKKSARLESIRYVLSHIPYEGKEDAGTTLHPDPEIVQRYHRKSKQID; this comes from the coding sequence ATGCTTTACGAAGACCTTGAAGATTTGAAGAAAAAGACGAACAGCAAAAAGTTGAAAAAAAAGATCGATGCCATACAAGAAGCGTTGAACGATTTATGTAGCAAAAGTGGCCTTTGTCTTTTGGCCAAAGGCAAAAATGTGGAAAAAGCGCTCAAAACCGTTAGATACGAAGAGGATCTTGTCAAACTTCAGGTCGAGCTCATCAAACTTCAAAACTGGGTGTTCGAAAACAAAAAGAGAGTACTCGTCATTTTCGAAGGGCGGGATGCCGCAGGGAAGGGCGGGGCGATCAAACGTTTCACCGAAAGGCTCAATCCCAGGCGTTACCGGGTCGTTGCACTGCCCAAGCCTACGGAAGTGGAAGCGGGACAGTTCTATTTCCAGCGTTACTTCGCACATCTGCCGAACCCGGGGGAAATCGTTTTTTTCGACAGAAGCTGGTACAATCGTGCCATCGTCGAGCCGGCATTCGGATTCTGTACGGAAGAGCAGTATGACAAATTCATGCAAGAGGTTCCGGAGATCGAACACGCACTGATCGATGATGGCATCATCATGATAAAGTTCTGGTTCTCCATTTCGAAAAAAGAGCAGCAGAAGCGTTTCAAGGAGAGACAACTCAACCCCCTGAAGCAGTGGAAACTGAGCCCTGTGGATATGAAAGCGCAAAAGATGTGGGACAAGATCACCTTTTACAAAGAGGAGATGTTCAGCCGTACACACACCACATTTTCGCCCTGGATCATCGTCAAGAGCAACGATAAGAAATCCGCCAGACTGGAGTCGATCCGATACGTGCTCTCCCATATTCCCTACGAAGGGAAAGAAGATGCGGGAACCACGCTTCACCCCGATCCGGAAATTGTGCAGCGCTATCACAGAAAAAGTAAACAGATTGATTAG
- a CDS encoding TonB-dependent receptor plug domain-containing protein, translating into MGRSIIAAMSALLALQTVYADESIDTLLKQYRKEADLSKQTKKESAGYLVVYTRDDLERMQVYRLSDLIKSIRFIRYDINNYGMTDPLQLNPLLYSSDMIKVFVNNHEISDGFFGSGLALYGNIDMGMFDHVEIYTGAPVLDVTTEPAAAVIKLYTKIPERENGGTFSMRLGERGTQELTLSHAQVMDEWSYFAYAEGAVNNFKHEQNIGYDISRDYKQFHLYGDIHLKNHRIEVEALDQKHDLFTGQSVMITPTDGEWQAPLYRLSYSGEWWDGVVKSDFSYISSVLDFDNESASPFWMQLPLAIPFDSNDNHFLYRSRNDMATVKLFHDEVVRNHTLKGGVEYRYKGVSYNYFEINDYDVTPSSDATYNTFSIFLEDHYKLNGHAMFVGSLKLNRIFFDQRPNNDRLDTWQGRIGYISLQDNWSFKGFLTHTETPPEYYNLLIHHAELVSEKYDTASLEVKRTTDRSEVRLLGLFTRARDSFVIRNSDTDKTDFFNLAFDVIFHLNENHRIDFDIYLDHFNETSIRSFKNYVGGYVRLLDTFDQWDIFNEVIFKQGTDHVKAGYDYSAGIKYHVEKDLTFALKGTNIFNKAKNSYYRTLDLTQNPPVEGGVILPVADRQIFFTMEWLF; encoded by the coding sequence ATGGGACGATCAATTATAGCGGCGATGAGTGCGTTACTGGCGTTGCAGACGGTTTATGCGGACGAATCGATCGATACACTTCTGAAACAGTATAGAAAAGAGGCCGATCTTTCGAAACAGACAAAGAAGGAGAGTGCCGGGTATCTTGTGGTCTATACGCGGGACGACCTGGAGCGTATGCAGGTCTATCGGTTGTCGGACCTGATAAAATCGATTCGTTTTATCCGTTACGATATCAACAATTACGGCATGACGGATCCTCTTCAACTCAACCCCTTGCTCTATTCGAGCGATATGATCAAAGTTTTCGTCAACAATCATGAAATAAGTGACGGATTTTTCGGCAGCGGATTGGCGCTTTATGGCAATATCGACATGGGGATGTTCGACCATGTCGAAATCTATACGGGAGCACCCGTACTCGATGTCACGACAGAACCCGCGGCCGCCGTCATAAAACTCTATACGAAGATTCCGGAAAGAGAAAACGGTGGCACCTTTTCGATGCGTCTCGGAGAGAGAGGAACGCAGGAACTTACACTTTCCCATGCCCAGGTTATGGATGAATGGTCCTATTTTGCCTATGCAGAGGGTGCCGTCAACAATTTCAAACATGAACAAAATATCGGATACGATATCTCCAGAGATTACAAGCAGTTCCATCTCTATGGCGATATCCATCTGAAAAATCATCGTATCGAGGTTGAGGCGCTCGATCAGAAACACGATCTCTTCACCGGACAAAGCGTTATGATCACTCCGACGGACGGGGAGTGGCAGGCACCGCTTTACCGTTTGTCCTATAGCGGAGAGTGGTGGGATGGAGTGGTGAAATCCGATTTCAGTTACATCTCTTCCGTGCTCGATTTCGACAATGAATCGGCATCGCCATTTTGGATGCAGTTACCGCTTGCCATTCCGTTTGACTCGAACGACAACCACTTTCTCTATCGTTCGCGTAACGATATGGCTACGGTAAAACTTTTTCATGACGAAGTAGTACGAAACCATACATTAAAAGGAGGTGTCGAGTATCGATACAAAGGTGTGAGTTACAACTATTTCGAAATAAACGATTACGATGTAACGCCCTCTAGCGACGCCACATACAATACCTTTTCCATCTTCTTGGAGGACCATTACAAATTGAATGGGCATGCGATGTTCGTCGGCTCTTTGAAACTCAATCGGATATTTTTCGATCAAAGACCGAATAACGACAGGCTCGATACGTGGCAGGGGCGCATCGGATACATTTCCCTTCAGGACAACTGGTCTTTCAAAGGCTTTCTGACACATACGGAAACCCCGCCGGAATATTACAATTTGCTCATACACCATGCCGAACTCGTATCCGAAAAGTACGATACCGCATCTCTCGAGGTAAAGAGAACGACCGATAGGAGTGAAGTACGTCTCCTCGGGCTCTTTACACGGGCACGGGACTCTTTCGTCATCAGAAACAGCGATACCGACAAGACGGATTTTTTCAATCTCGCATTCGATGTCATCTTCCATCTCAATGAAAATCACCGGATAGATTTCGATATCTATCTCGACCACTTCAACGAAACATCCATACGCTCTTTTAAAAACTATGTGGGCGGATATGTAAGACTCCTCGATACATTCGATCAATGGGACATTTTTAATGAAGTGATATTCAAGCAAGGAACCGATCACGTCAAGGCCGGATACGATTACAGTGCAGGTATAAAATATCATGTCGAAAAAGATTTGACATTCGCACTGAAAGGTACGAATATTTTCAACAAAGCGAAAAACAGTTATTACAGAACTTTGGATTTGACGCAGAACCCGCCGGTGGAAGGAGGTGTCATACTTCCCGTTGCAGACAGACAGATCTTCTTCACGATGGAGTGGCTCTTTTGA
- a CDS encoding diguanylate cyclase: MKVTRQFDLVLNIGIFLLSLLTIAMIYLYLQVDKVLLSTRQDMINTIVERYVMEFQNAARLVVEETGSPLFEKLSRDRSVREHLQMDLSYFRTPEVEHLFVVFKDEHGRYRYLLDTEEDPNEQAMFMQRFEPVSSIWDDVYTRKKSEVYKHEKEGYLWVTLATPIIENGHVVAILGSDLSAAIRSDVEQRFVQIKSIMLGIAIGIAVLLVFGYAQVYYYYKGRKISFIDPLTGAYNRKFLYEVLSNTDYSKYKIIMYDVDYFKQVNDTYGHEVGDRVLQHLTKRIQKQLRHEDYLIRFGGEEFIVFLNTPDEFETIYVAKRLKQSIESSPFVSDEKIIHITISLGINTDLSSASNLDDAIEIADRQLYCAKHAGRNRICINGEVV, translated from the coding sequence ATGAAAGTGACACGACAGTTCGACCTGGTATTGAATATCGGTATTTTTCTGCTATCTCTTCTTACGATTGCGATGATATATCTCTATCTACAGGTTGACAAAGTACTTCTCTCCACACGCCAGGATATGATAAACACGATCGTGGAAAGATATGTGATGGAGTTTCAAAATGCGGCACGTCTCGTGGTGGAGGAAACAGGCTCGCCGCTGTTCGAAAAGCTCTCCAGGGATCGATCGGTCAGGGAACATCTGCAAATGGATCTCTCCTATTTCAGAACGCCTGAAGTGGAACATCTGTTCGTGGTTTTCAAAGACGAACACGGCAGATACCGATATCTGCTCGATACCGAGGAGGATCCGAACGAGCAGGCTATGTTCATGCAGCGTTTCGAACCCGTATCGTCCATATGGGACGATGTTTACACCCGGAAGAAAAGTGAAGTTTACAAGCATGAGAAAGAGGGGTATCTGTGGGTCACTCTCGCCACCCCTATCATTGAAAACGGCCATGTCGTCGCCATACTCGGAAGCGACCTTTCCGCAGCGATACGCTCCGACGTGGAACAGCGTTTCGTCCAGATCAAATCGATCATGCTCGGCATCGCCATCGGTATCGCCGTTTTACTGGTTTTCGGGTATGCCCAGGTCTATTATTACTACAAAGGAAGAAAGATCAGTTTTATCGATCCTTTAACGGGTGCCTACAACAGGAAATTTCTTTATGAAGTGCTTTCGAATACGGACTATTCGAAATACAAGATTATCATGTACGATGTCGACTATTTCAAGCAGGTCAACGACACATACGGGCATGAAGTTGGAGATAGAGTCTTGCAGCATCTGACCAAACGGATACAAAAACAGTTGCGGCACGAAGACTATCTTATCCGCTTTGGAGGAGAGGAGTTCATCGTTTTTCTCAATACGCCGGACGAGTTCGAAACCATCTATGTGGCAAAGCGGCTCAAACAGTCGATCGAATCATCCCCCTTCGTCAGCGATGAAAAAATCATTCATATCACAATCTCTTTGGGAATCAATACCGATCTTTCATCCGCATCCAATCTCGACGATGCGATCGAAATCGCCGACCGGCAGCTCTATTGTGCGAAGCATGCAGGCCGAAACAGAATCTGTATCAATGGTGAAGTGGTTTGA
- a CDS encoding class I SAM-dependent DNA methyltransferase: MGFDQRAKTWDASDRRQALAEAVSNAIRTQTSLEKSMHLLDIGAGTGLLTRRLMPYVSRVTGVDTSAGMLEELRKIEGPVDTVEIDIMAYRPESSFDGIVSSMTLHHIENTEGLFRHLHGLLKPGGFIALADLAPEDGSFHDHGNEGVHHFGFDEKTLLLLSEKAGFIQPTCRIVHTVSKEGGRTYDIFLLYAIKPLHH; encoded by the coding sequence ATGGGCTTCGATCAACGGGCCAAAACATGGGATGCTTCGGATAGAAGACAGGCACTTGCAGAAGCGGTCTCCAATGCAATCAGAACACAAACTTCCCTCGAAAAGTCGATGCATCTGCTCGATATCGGAGCGGGTACTGGGCTTTTGACGAGACGGCTGATGCCCTATGTCAGCAGGGTCACGGGAGTCGACACGTCGGCCGGCATGCTTGAAGAGCTGAGAAAAATCGAAGGCCCTGTCGATACGGTCGAAATCGACATTATGGCCTATCGGCCCGAGTCTTCGTTCGACGGAATCGTAAGTTCGATGACCCTGCACCACATCGAGAATACAGAGGGGCTCTTCCGGCACCTCCATGGGCTTTTAAAGCCCGGCGGCTTCATCGCGCTCGCCGATCTGGCACCGGAAGACGGGAGCTTTCACGACCACGGGAACGAAGGTGTTCACCATTTCGGGTTCGATGAAAAAACACTTTTGCTGTTATCGGAAAAAGCGGGATTCATCCAGCCTACCTGCCGTATCGTCCACACCGTTTCCAAAGAGGGCGGCCGCACATACGACATCTTTCTTCTATATGCCATCAAACCACTTCACCATTGA